The Verrucomicrobiales bacterium genome includes a region encoding these proteins:
- a CDS encoding SGNH/GDSL hydrolase family protein: protein MLFPTLLLSGAVPSPAKLTLVGEWQVRVLIPADPGGPGVAVEVVVSVPKPEAVEVQAEAHASLPRFNPRTAGWVKGRPLNALRAQETTTPYLLDRESLVVRTAAGNAGEVLQMGQDYEADLDWGTVGRAEGGRIGTNQPVYASYRYYPLRLHALILTRDQKVELRLGEPRAAAPKAKSAQPGERALANIWLPGRVERLEPKHLLPVLEANYPEAPKPVSSIAEQLLPNTMRKIRTGKSVRILAWGDSVTDGGYLPDPARERWQNQFLARLQQRFPGAKFELISEAWGGRNTASYLAEPPGSPHNYREQVLGAKPDLIVSEFVNDAGLSPQQVEERYSKLLADFRGIQAEWIILTPHYVRPDWMGLTRETDIDSDPRPYVAGLRQFGAAHGVAIAEGSKRYGRLWRQGIPYTTLMLNSINHPDAQGMGLFADALMELFP, encoded by the coding sequence TTGCTGTTTCCAACGCTGCTCCTCTCGGGAGCGGTCCCTTCCCCGGCGAAATTGACGTTGGTTGGGGAATGGCAAGTTCGAGTGCTCATCCCTGCGGATCCGGGCGGCCCCGGTGTTGCCGTGGAAGTTGTGGTGAGCGTTCCCAAGCCGGAAGCCGTAGAAGTCCAAGCCGAGGCCCACGCGTCCCTGCCCCGCTTCAACCCTCGGACGGCGGGTTGGGTGAAGGGCCGTCCTTTGAACGCTCTGCGCGCTCAGGAAACCACTACCCCTTATCTGCTCGACCGAGAGAGCTTGGTTGTGCGCACCGCTGCCGGAAACGCGGGCGAGGTGCTGCAGATGGGCCAGGACTATGAAGCGGACCTGGATTGGGGAACCGTGGGTCGAGCGGAGGGCGGCCGAATCGGAACCAACCAGCCCGTTTATGCCAGCTATCGCTATTACCCGCTTCGACTGCACGCGCTGATCTTGACGCGCGATCAGAAGGTGGAGTTGCGTTTGGGCGAGCCAAGAGCCGCGGCACCCAAGGCGAAGTCCGCACAACCGGGGGAACGGGCTTTGGCGAACATCTGGTTGCCGGGGCGGGTTGAAAGGCTGGAGCCGAAGCACCTGTTGCCGGTTCTGGAGGCAAATTATCCGGAGGCTCCCAAGCCGGTCTCCTCCATCGCGGAGCAGCTTCTGCCCAACACCATGCGGAAGATCAGGACGGGCAAGTCCGTCCGAATTCTCGCTTGGGGCGACAGCGTGACCGACGGAGGCTATCTCCCCGACCCTGCCCGAGAACGCTGGCAGAACCAGTTCCTGGCCCGATTGCAGCAGCGCTTTCCGGGAGCGAAGTTCGAGCTGATTTCGGAAGCCTGGGGCGGACGGAACACAGCCAGCTATCTGGCCGAGCCTCCCGGGAGTCCGCACAACTATCGTGAGCAGGTACTGGGCGCAAAGCCCGATTTGATCGTGTCCGAGTTCGTCAACGATGCCGGACTCAGTCCTCAGCAAGTCGAGGAGCGCTACTCGAAGCTGCTCGCCGATTTTCGCGGAATCCAGGCGGAGTGGATCATTTTAACGCCGCACTACGTTCGACCTGATTGGATGGGGCTGACTCGGGAGACGGATATCGATTCGGATCCCCGACCCTATGTCGCGGGGCTGCGGCAATTTGGCGCCGCTCATGGCGTTGCGATCGCGGAGGGATCCAAGCGATACGGTCGGCTCTGGCGTCAGGGGATTCCCTACACGACGCTCATGTTGAACTCCATCAACCACCCGGATGCGCAAGGGATGGGGCTCTTTGCTGATGCGCTGATGGAGCTGTTCCCTTAG
- a CDS encoding glucosamine-6-phosphate deaminase, which yields MTSPVENAVRSFQVDSLPVRVYPDRPALGRDAARMAHEHLTAVLARQGQAAVILATGNSQIQFLGDLVDLGGIDWSRVTLFHMDEYLGLDANHSASFRRYMKERVESRVKPKVFNYLVGDAPEPIKECERYSRLLAAQSIDLCCMGVGENGHIAFNDPPVADLNDPLRVKIVQLDHACRMQQVGEGHFPSLEAVPQYALTLTISALCSARRIICISPERRKAKAVKAMLEGPVGSQCPASALRLQPQATLLLDEESAALLSRS from the coding sequence ATGACCAGCCCCGTTGAAAATGCGGTTCGAAGCTTCCAAGTGGATTCCCTTCCGGTTCGTGTCTACCCGGATCGGCCCGCTTTAGGGCGTGATGCGGCTCGGATGGCGCACGAGCACCTCACGGCCGTGCTTGCCCGGCAGGGTCAGGCCGCCGTGATTTTGGCCACAGGCAACTCACAGATTCAGTTTCTGGGAGACCTGGTGGATCTCGGTGGGATCGACTGGTCCCGGGTGACTCTGTTTCACATGGACGAGTATCTCGGACTGGATGCCAATCACTCGGCAAGTTTCCGCCGCTACATGAAGGAGCGGGTGGAGAGTCGGGTGAAGCCCAAGGTCTTCAACTATCTCGTGGGCGATGCTCCCGAGCCGATCAAGGAATGTGAACGCTATAGCCGGTTGTTAGCCGCCCAATCGATTGATCTTTGCTGCATGGGCGTGGGAGAAAACGGACACATTGCTTTCAACGATCCGCCGGTGGCTGATCTGAACGATCCGCTTCGGGTCAAGATAGTTCAGCTCGACCATGCCTGCCGGATGCAGCAGGTGGGAGAGGGACATTTCCCCAGCCTGGAAGCGGTGCCTCAGTATGCGCTGACCTTGACCATCTCGGCTCTGTGCTCGGCGCGTAGGATCATCTGCATTTCTCCGGAGAGGCGAAAGGCGAAGGCAGTCAAAGCGATGCTCGAAGGTCCGGTGGGTTCGCAATGTCCTGCATCGGCCCTGCGCCTCCAGCCTCAGGCGACTTTGTTATTGGATGAGGAAAGCGCTGCCTTGCTGTCCCGTTCATGA
- a CDS encoding PAS domain-containing protein, which produces MSLHTLSLWSRGGIRSLSWALSLALIMVTLAGGLGSRLSVQAAEALSETVPEAHQGTNSIAALKALSEVEARKAHLVRVVGTVNFARPGWFGFYVEGPDAAIYCDSPQPSTWPQPGDVVEVEGFTAMAYRPYIRARSVKTWGKVPLPEGRLVAIRDLDQNEHDARRIRVRGLVKSATIVDGNNRVLLTQDGHELEVFFHGLDLEALQQLLFAEVECQGSLGRMISLDRKSTVRFLSLNYARDLRVLRPSTEVIEGLALTTLSDVVTNTAPQPGRLVRIKGVLNAAIDDNLWVGAEGLGLRVRLKQSSVPAVGDAVEMVGFTVQDGMVRWLNPARKLSSTSAGRQTPRILSQGDLADWRNFGTLGSVTADVAGATRTGQGDLLLLVADDYSFQARLKYPSAGNQVPATGSRIGLTGILYMEIPPGESSPVSRLLVTGPSDIRLIAPPPWPLAKTLSVVTALSIALGLALLLVAGGYFWLRRAHRRALAALAKEGSRLSEAQRIACIGSWEWDVASGANLWSDENYRLFGYEPGQINPCHDRVVAALHPDDRDRVLKAVQASLDADAPYDLECRIVRPTGEVRCLHCRGEVVRNAAGRPVTMHGTAFDITDRKRVERRDQLQAKALELLAKGSELSVVLGQVIDVVEGDHESWRCCVMVADAPGRRLSCIASGQLPPFFRDALQGLEISLTAGICGQAAARKEPVLASDIEKHPHCEPYVALFLRAGLRGCWAYPILSSTGCVLGTFSVFHRTSVSPTAAELQDLAHTANLASIAIEYRRNEEAQRESKRLLQEAQAIAHVGSFYWNAQTDKVSWSRELFRIFGRDPDRFEPTFETYASSIHEEDRAMVLASIRASMADQQPFCHEYRVLLPNGEQRSMQARGRAVVDSGGTVIGLEGTCQDITERKLLESQVRHIQKMEAIGTLAGGIAHDFNNLLSSILGNTYLAQLDLDRNHPAREAIAAIEQAGNRAKALVKQILSFSRQQDPQREVVELGSIVAEVSSMLRATLPASVELTQVISPDAPRVLADATQIHQVLLNLCTNAWHALDRDRGRIEIRLQNLIVPARETQSEGQLRPGRYACLSVTDTGHGMDAATMERIFDPFFTTKGPGKGTGLGLAVVHGIVESHDGIIRVSSQPQRGTTFHIYLPAVELLPDQAARNIPGVVQGRGERVLFVDDEASLAEIATRMLRHLGYQAETHTRQADALKALRQNPDSYDLVITDLNMPGTSGLEFADAVWKVRPGIPIVLSSGHITEELMQRARGVGIRQVLHKPASIQELSDCMAQLLSQQKA; this is translated from the coding sequence ATGAGCTTGCACACCCTCTCCCTCTGGAGCAGGGGCGGAATTCGATCCCTATCGTGGGCTCTTTCCTTGGCCCTGATCATGGTCACTTTGGCCGGGGGGTTGGGTTCCCGACTCTCTGTTCAAGCCGCTGAAGCCCTGAGCGAAACCGTGCCTGAGGCGCATCAGGGGACCAACTCGATCGCCGCGCTGAAGGCTCTCTCCGAAGTCGAAGCCCGCAAGGCTCATCTCGTGAGGGTAGTGGGCACCGTGAATTTCGCGCGGCCTGGCTGGTTTGGGTTCTACGTCGAGGGTCCTGACGCGGCGATTTATTGCGATTCGCCGCAGCCTTCGACCTGGCCTCAGCCTGGGGATGTGGTGGAAGTGGAAGGTTTCACCGCAATGGCTTATCGACCCTATATTCGGGCCAGATCCGTCAAAACTTGGGGGAAGGTTCCTTTGCCCGAGGGTCGGTTGGTGGCGATTCGGGATTTGGATCAGAATGAGCATGATGCACGTCGGATACGTGTGCGCGGGCTGGTCAAGAGTGCGACCATCGTGGACGGGAACAATCGTGTGCTTCTGACCCAGGATGGACATGAGCTGGAGGTCTTCTTTCATGGATTGGACCTCGAGGCACTCCAACAGCTGCTGTTTGCCGAGGTGGAATGCCAGGGCTCCTTGGGTAGGATGATCAGCCTGGACCGCAAAAGCACAGTCCGGTTCCTGTCCCTCAACTATGCTCGGGATCTTCGTGTGCTTCGTCCCTCAACGGAGGTGATTGAGGGACTGGCCCTCACCACACTCTCGGACGTGGTAACCAATACAGCTCCCCAGCCCGGCCGACTGGTGCGCATCAAGGGGGTGCTGAACGCGGCCATCGACGACAACCTCTGGGTGGGTGCTGAAGGTCTCGGCCTTCGAGTGAGATTGAAGCAGAGCTCCGTGCCGGCGGTGGGTGATGCTGTCGAGATGGTCGGGTTCACAGTGCAGGATGGGATGGTGAGATGGCTGAATCCGGCCCGGAAGCTTTCCTCGACCTCCGCGGGACGGCAAACGCCGCGAATTCTGAGCCAAGGGGACCTTGCGGATTGGCGGAACTTCGGAACTTTGGGTTCGGTCACCGCGGATGTGGCAGGAGCAACCCGCACCGGGCAGGGGGATCTCCTGCTGCTGGTTGCCGATGACTATTCGTTTCAGGCGCGGCTTAAATATCCCTCCGCGGGCAATCAGGTGCCGGCCACGGGCAGCCGCATTGGGCTTACGGGCATCCTCTACATGGAAATCCCTCCCGGGGAGTCAAGCCCGGTATCCCGGTTACTGGTGACTGGACCAAGCGATATCCGCCTCATCGCTCCTCCGCCTTGGCCGCTGGCAAAAACGCTGTCGGTCGTGACGGCGTTGTCGATTGCTTTGGGCCTGGCTCTTCTTCTGGTGGCGGGGGGTTACTTTTGGCTCCGTCGCGCCCACCGTCGAGCGCTCGCGGCTTTGGCGAAGGAGGGGTCCCGTCTAAGCGAGGCGCAGCGCATCGCCTGCATTGGCAGCTGGGAATGGGACGTGGCCAGCGGGGCGAACCTGTGGTCCGACGAGAATTACCGGCTCTTTGGCTACGAGCCGGGGCAGATCAACCCTTGTCACGACCGCGTCGTCGCCGCCCTGCATCCGGATGACCGGGATCGAGTGTTGAAAGCCGTCCAGGCTAGCTTGGACGCTGATGCCCCTTACGATCTGGAGTGTCGGATAGTTCGACCCACCGGGGAGGTACGTTGCCTCCATTGCCGAGGCGAAGTGGTCCGTAATGCGGCGGGCCGTCCGGTGACGATGCATGGAACGGCCTTTGACATTACGGATCGAAAACGGGTGGAACGACGCGACCAGCTGCAAGCGAAAGCCTTGGAGCTGCTGGCGAAGGGGTCGGAACTCTCGGTGGTCTTGGGCCAAGTCATCGATGTGGTTGAAGGCGATCACGAAAGCTGGCGCTGCTGCGTTATGGTGGCGGATGCTCCCGGCCGAAGACTGTCGTGCATTGCTTCGGGACAATTGCCTCCCTTTTTCCGCGACGCGCTGCAGGGGTTGGAGATCAGTTTGACGGCTGGGATTTGCGGGCAGGCCGCGGCACGCAAGGAGCCAGTTTTGGCCTCCGACATCGAAAAGCACCCGCACTGCGAGCCTTATGTGGCTCTCTTCCTTCGTGCGGGACTGCGAGGCTGTTGGGCTTACCCCATTCTCTCCTCGACCGGCTGTGTTCTGGGAACTTTTAGTGTGTTTCATCGAACCTCGGTCTCTCCCACAGCGGCTGAATTGCAGGATCTCGCTCATACCGCCAATCTGGCTAGTATCGCCATCGAGTATCGGCGAAACGAAGAGGCGCAGCGGGAGAGCAAACGGCTGCTTCAGGAGGCCCAGGCCATCGCCCATGTAGGTAGCTTCTATTGGAACGCCCAGACTGACAAGGTTTCCTGGTCGCGGGAGTTGTTTCGCATTTTTGGGCGCGATCCGGACCGTTTTGAGCCGACCTTCGAAACCTATGCCTCTTCGATCCATGAAGAGGATCGAGCTATGGTGCTGGCGTCGATTCGGGCCTCGATGGCCGACCAACAACCCTTCTGCCATGAGTATCGGGTGTTGCTTCCCAACGGCGAGCAGCGATCGATGCAGGCGCGCGGTCGCGCGGTCGTCGACTCCGGGGGTACGGTCATCGGGTTGGAGGGCACCTGTCAGGACATCACCGAGCGCAAGCTGCTCGAGAGCCAGGTGCGGCACATTCAAAAGATGGAAGCGATCGGCACCTTGGCCGGCGGCATCGCCCACGATTTTAACAATCTGCTGAGTTCGATTCTCGGGAATACTTACTTGGCGCAGTTGGATCTGGATAGAAACCATCCGGCACGGGAGGCGATAGCCGCCATCGAGCAGGCTGGCAATCGGGCCAAGGCTCTGGTGAAGCAGATTCTTTCTTTCAGCCGACAGCAGGATCCGCAGCGCGAGGTGGTGGAGTTGGGGTCCATAGTTGCGGAAGTGTCGAGCATGCTGCGGGCAACCTTGCCGGCCAGTGTGGAGCTAACGCAGGTCATCAGCCCTGACGCTCCGCGAGTGTTGGCGGATGCGACGCAGATTCATCAGGTGCTGCTGAACCTCTGCACCAACGCCTGGCATGCCTTGGACAGGGATCGCGGGCGGATCGAGATTCGACTACAAAATCTGATCGTGCCGGCGCGTGAAACTCAGTCTGAAGGCCAGCTTCGTCCGGGGCGCTACGCTTGTCTCTCGGTGACGGACACTGGACATGGGATGGACGCCGCCACGATGGAACGGATCTTTGATCCGTTCTTCACCACCAAGGGTCCAGGCAAGGGCACCGGGCTGGGCTTGGCGGTGGTGCATGGGATTGTGGAGTCACATGATGGCATCATCCGAGTCAGCAGCCAACCGCAGCGAGGCACCACGTTTCACATTTACCTCCCGGCAGTCGAGCTGTTGCCTGACCAGGCCGCCCGGAACATTCCAGGGGTGGTGCAGGGTCGCGGGGAGCGGGTGTTGTTTGTGGATGACGAGGCGTCCCTGGCCGAAATCGCGACCCGGATGCTCCGGCATTTGGGCTATCAGGCTGAGACCCATACCCGCCAGGCTGATGCCCTGAAGGCGCTGCGGCAGAACCCGGATTCTTACGATTTGGTGATCACCGATCTGAACATGCCGGGCACATCCGGACTGGAGTTTGCTGATGCGGTATGGAAGGTGCGTCCTGGCATACCCATTGTGCTGTCGTCGGGTCACATCACCGAGGAGTTGATGCAGCGGGCTCGGGGTGTGGGCATTCGCCAGGTGCTGCATAAACCTGCGAGCATCCAGGAACTGAGCGATTGTATGGCGCAGTTGCTCAGCCAGCAGAAGGCTTGA